In Plasmodium gaboni strain SY75 chromosome 11, whole genome shotgun sequence, the following proteins share a genomic window:
- a CDS encoding mitogen-activated protein kinase 2 — protein sequence MLKKKKDYENADLEDYNTKEIKGYSKVGSEKNIKKKITSIKESSSRDDNERDEEEDASENKNVKKFKEGHKKDNYSKNCNIVEKKNNKTKEEKINIKEAIIKNVKVPDNYEIKHLIGRGSYGYVYLAYDKNSNKNVAIKKVNRMFEDLIDCKRILREITILNRLKSDYIIRLHDLIIPEDLLKFDELYIVLEIADSDLKKLFKTPIFLTEEHVKTILYNLLLGEKFIHESGIIHRDLKPANCLLNQDCSVKICDFGLARTINSDKDIHIVNDLEEKEENEEPGPHNKNLKKQLTSHVVTRWYRAPELILLQENYTNSIDIWSTGCIFAELLNMMKSHINNPTNRFPLFPGSSCFPLSPDHNSKKVHEKSNRDQLNIIFNVIGTPPEEDLKSITKQEVIKYIKLFPTRDGIDLSKKYSSISKDGIDLLQSMLRFNAQKRITIDKALSHPYLKDVRKENLEKFSTEKIILPFDDWMVLSETQLRYIFLKEIQSFHADLIIPAKLNIHQKSFYNM from the coding sequence atgttaaaaaaaaaaaaagactATGAAAATGCTGATTTAGAGGACTACAATACAAAGGAGATAAAGGGATATTCAAAAGTTGGGAGcgaaaaaaatattaaaaaaaaaattacttCGATAAAGGAGTCTAGTAGTAGGGATGATAATGAAAGGgatgaagaagaagatgctagtgaaaataaaaatgttaaaaaatttaaagaaggtcataaaaaggataattattcaaaaaattgtaatattgttgaaaagaaaaataataaaactaaagaagagaaaataaatataaaagaagctattattaaaaatgtaaaGGTACCAGATAATTACGAAATAAAACATTTGATTGGTAGAGGATCGTATGGATATGTATATTTAGCTTATGataaaaattcaaataaaaatgtgGCGATAAAAAAGGTTAATAGAATGTTTGAAGATTTAATAGATTGTAAAAGAATATTAAGAGAAATAACAATATTGAATAGATTGAAGAGtgattatattataagatTACATGATTTAATTATTCCTGAagatttattaaaatttgATGAGTTATATATAGTACTAGAAATTGCAGATTCTGatttaaagaaattatttaaaacaCCAATATTTTTAACAGAAGAACATGTAAAAactatattatataatttattacTGGGCGAGAAATTTATTCACGAATCAGGTATAATACATAGAGATTTAAAACCAGCTAATTGTTTATTAAATCAAGATTGTTCAGTGAAGATATGTGACTTTGGTTTAGCTAGAACAATTAATTCAGATAAAGATATTCATATTGTTAATGAtttagaagaaaaagaagaaaatgaagaacCAGGTCcacataataaaaatttaaaaaaacagTTAACTAGTCATGTAGTTACTAGATGGTATAGGGCACCAGAgcttatattattacaagAGAATTATACAAATTCTATAGATATATGGTCTACTGGTTGTATATTTGctgaattattaaatatgatgaaaagtcatataaataatcCAACTAATAGATTTCCATTATTTCCTGGATCTTCTTGTTTTCCTTTATCACCTGATCATAATTCAAAAAAGGTTCATGAAAAAAGTAACAGAGAtcaattaaatataatatttaatgtAATCGGTACACCACCAGAAGAAGATTTAAAAAGTATAACAAAACAAGAAgttattaaatatattaaattatttccTACAAGAGATGGTATTGATTtaagtaaaaaatattcatcTATATCTAAAGATGGTATAGATTTATTACAATCCATGTTACGATTTAATGCTCAAAAAAGAATAACTATTGATAAGGCTTTATCACACCCTTATCTTAAGGATGtaagaaaagaaaatcTAGAAAAATTCTCAACCgaaaaaataatacttCCCTTTGATGATTGGATGGTTCTATCAGAAACACAACttagatatattttcttaaaGGAAATTCAATCATTTCATGCTGATTTAATTATACCTGCCAAGTTAAATATACATCAAAAGAGTTTCTACAATATGTGA
- a CDS encoding putative dynein light chain type 2, with product MESNPKNNVKTSEDNEAEKNNKEENKIDMEGFQFFANICEEKLKVLLENFFSNKKYDKLQYVEEKIVTSSPEIHDADNDSSNENDTNSCVQNKVIRSNYDKIVLKLVDDVEQFMKPYVNDRYKIIVQGIIGENKKQGIHIASKSLWNVETDNYVSAKYVNDYIFVTVMVFLLYNE from the exons atGGAAAGTAACCCTAAGAATAATGTAAAGACTTCTGAAGACAATGAAGctgaaaaaaataacaaagaagaaaataaaatagataTGGAAGGATTTCAATTCTTTGCAAATATTTGtgaagaaaaattaaaagtGTTATTAGAAAActttttttctaataaaaaatatgataaacTACAATATgttgaagaaaaaattgTTACGTCGTCACCTGAAATTCATGATGCAGATAATGATTCATctaatgaaaatgataCAAATTCATGTGTTCAGAATAAGGTTATTAGAAGTAATTACGATAAAATCGTATTAAAGCTGGTTGATGACGTAGAGCAATTTATGAAACCTTATGTCAATGATAGATACAAAATTATTGTACAAGGTATAATAGGAGAAAACAAAAAGCAAGGG ATACATATTGCATCAAAGTCCCTTTGGAACGTTGAAACAGATAATTATGTATCGGCAAAATATGtaaatgattatatatttgtcACAGTTATGGTCTTCCTATTATATAAcgaataa
- a CDS encoding rhomboid protease ROM1 (transcript variant 2; alternatively spliced), with protein MSNIHTLAEYRDDYAENTPFNRNYYQSQSSFVQRSKPIDLLNLVFPHFTWKSFMIVISIIQLIVFIISVSIKPADFLTPSDSLLVTLGANVASRIKQGEIHRLILPIFLHANIFHAIFNIFFQLRMGFTLEKNYGIYKIIILYFVTGMYGNILSSSVTYCPIKVGASTSGMGLVGIVTSELILLWHIIRHRERVVFNIIFFSLISFFYYFTFNGSNIDHVGHLGGLISGISLGILYNEHMDNKPTWYNHLKIGSYISLVLLATIPTVVLFTIPRTC; from the exons ATGAGTAATATCCATACGCTAGCAGAGTATCGAGATGATTATGCCGAAAATACACCCTTCAACAGAA ATTATTATCAGTCTCAGAGTAGTTTTGTTCAGAGGTCTAAACCAATTGATTTACTGAACCTTGTATTCCCTCACTTTACATGGAAAAGTTTTATGATCGTTATTTCTATTATACAGTTGATTGTTTTTATCATATCAGTTAGTATAAAACCAGCAGACTTCCTTACCCCTTCAg ATAGCTTATTAGTAACCCTTGGTGCAAATGTTGCCTCACGAATAAAACAGGGAGAAATTCACAGATTAATTTTAccaatatttttacatgCAAATATATTCCATGcaatttttaatattttttttcaattaaGAATGGGATTTACATTAGAAAAGAATTATGGTATTTATAAGATTATCATACTTTATTTTGTTACTGGTATGTATGGAAATATTTTATCCTCCTCTGTGACATACTGTCCAATAAAAGTAGGAGCAAGTACATCAGGTATGGGATTAGTTGGAATAGTAACATCtgaattaattttattgtGGCATATAATTAGACATAGAGAAAGAGttgtttttaatataatatttttttctttaatatcttttttttattatttcacTTTTAATGGTTCTAATATTGATCACGTTGGTCATTTAGGAGGCTTAATATCGG GCATATCCCTCGGAATATTATACAACGAACATATGGATAACAAACCTACATGGTATAACCATTTAAAAATAGGttcatatatttctttaGTTCTTCTGGCTACTATTCCAACCGTCGTTTTATTTACAATACCACGTACATGTTAA
- a CDS encoding rhomboid protease ROM1 (transcript variant 1; alternatively spliced) — protein sequence MSNIHTLAEYRDDYAENTPFNRTPDYYQSQSSFVQRSKPIDLLNLVFPHFTWKSFMIVISIIQLIVFIISVSIKPADFLTPSDSLLVTLGANVASRIKQGEIHRLILPIFLHANIFHAIFNIFFQLRMGFTLEKNYGIYKIIILYFVTGMYGNILSSSVTYCPIKVGASTSGMGLVGIVTSELILLWHIIRHRERVVFNIIFFSLISFFYYFTFNGSNIDHVGHLGGLISGISLGILYNEHMDNKPTWYNHLKIGSYISLVLLATIPTVVLFTIPRTC from the exons ATGAGTAATATCCATACGCTAGCAGAGTATCGAGATGATTATGCCGAAAATACACCCTTCAACAGAA CACCAGATTATTATCAGTCTCAGAGTAGTTTTGTTCAGAGGTCTAAACCAATTGATTTACTGAACCTTGTATTCCCTCACTTTACATGGAAAAGTTTTATGATCGTTATTTCTATTATACAGTTGATTGTTTTTATCATATCAGTTAGTATAAAACCAGCAGACTTCCTTACCCCTTCAg ATAGCTTATTAGTAACCCTTGGTGCAAATGTTGCCTCACGAATAAAACAGGGAGAAATTCACAGATTAATTTTAccaatatttttacatgCAAATATATTCCATGcaatttttaatattttttttcaattaaGAATGGGATTTACATTAGAAAAGAATTATGGTATTTATAAGATTATCATACTTTATTTTGTTACTGGTATGTATGGAAATATTTTATCCTCCTCTGTGACATACTGTCCAATAAAAGTAGGAGCAAGTACATCAGGTATGGGATTAGTTGGAATAGTAACATCtgaattaattttattgtGGCATATAATTAGACATAGAGAAAGAGttgtttttaatataatatttttttctttaatatcttttttttattatttcacTTTTAATGGTTCTAATATTGATCACGTTGGTCATTTAGGAGGCTTAATATCGG GCATATCCCTCGGAATATTATACAACGAACATATGGATAACAAACCTACATGGTATAACCATTTAAAAATAGGttcatatatttctttaGTTCTTCTGGCTACTATTCCAACCGTCGTTTTATTTACAATACCACGTACATGTTAA
- a CDS encoding putative GTPase-activating protein yields the protein MRINFFKEKNKIRLNKNLDFDSDIAISNANNESNNYLTANSDNEYDHYGFEKNKEYTQVNNDDNKRNIEKYKKKIERRWQLYFTFKRDIKKSYYLKSLIRKGIPDKLRPDIWPYLLDSMVLCLKYPTIYEKCLNSELESKVLSQIDLDIIRTFPHNKNYRLNSPGLVQLKNVLRAFAVYKPKINYCQSMNFIAAITLIFLKEELAFWSIVQLIDSDYSHEKINISDYYNNEMRGLRRDIIVIEELIRVKLPDVHLRLKEFDVDLSWICSEWLLCLFCTTFPITTTLRIWDCLFYEGDKIIFRITLALFKLNQQKLCELNSLESILLLFKETTKNMFECDKLMYIAFNEIGVLKKKTIRKLRLKAEDIIKNAVP from the exons ATGAGAATAAATTTctttaaagaaaaaaataagataCGATTAAATAAGAACCTCGATTTTGATTCAGATATAGCTATATCTAATGCGAACAACGAATCAAACAATTATTTAACTGCCAATAGTG aTAATGAATATGATCATTATGGctttgaaaaaaataaagaatatacacaagtaaataatgatgataataagAGAAACATAGAAAAGTACAAAAAGAAGATTGAAAGAAG ATGGCAACtatattttacatttaaaagagatataaaaaaaagttattatttaaaatcTTTAATAAGAAAAGGAATACCCGATAAATTaag acCAGACATTTGGCCATATTTATTGGACAGCATGGTGTTATGTTTAAAATATCCTACCATTTATGAAAa ATGTTTAAATAGTGAACTAGAATCAAAGGTCTTAAGTCAAATTGACTTGGACATTATACGAACCTTTCCgcataataaaaat TATCGATTAAATTCACCAGGATTGGTTCAATTAAAGAATGTGTTACGAGCTTTCGCAGTTTATAAGccaaaaataaattattgtCAG AGTATGAATTTTATTGCTGCAATTactttaatatttttaaaagaagaaCTAGCATTTTGGTCTATAGTGCAATTAATTGATTCAGATTATTCacatgaaaaaataaatattagTG attattataataatgaaatgAGAGGATTACGTAGAGATATAATTGTGATAGAAGAATTAATAAGAGTGAAATTGCCTGATGTACATTTACGTCTAAA AGAATTTGATGTTGATCTTTCGTGGATATGCTCAGAATGGCTCTTGTGTTTATTTTGTACAACATTTCCG ATTACTACTACACTACGTATATGGGACTGCTTATTTTATGAGGGCgataaaataatttttagAATAACCTTAGCCCTTTTTAAATTGAATCAACAAAAATTATGCGAACTTAATTCTTTAGAATctattcttttattatttaaagaaaCCACAAAAAACATG TTTGAATGTGATAAATTAATGTATATTGCGTTTAACGAAATTGGCGTCTTAAAGAAGAAAACCATAAGAAAGCTAAGATTAAAAGCGGAggatattattaaaaatgcCGTACCCTAa